A genomic window from Montipora capricornis isolate CH-2021 chromosome 8, ASM3666992v2, whole genome shotgun sequence includes:
- the LOC138060283 gene encoding neuronal acetylcholine receptor subunit beta-3-like, which produces MRLLRLAILFVWTFNRTKGSGNSTEQDLINYLLRGYNKDAHPIPEQNKSSYTVTFGLELVQLVNVDDKNQIITTNVWVRQKWTNLLLTWQPEDYEGITRVRLDPKLLWIPDIVLYNSADSEFSGGLEKYKTRVIVDSDGTCSWYSPASFRSTCPIDVTHFPFDEQTCTMKFGSWTFEVVDLDIHADLSPLHSTQYVKSAEWDLMGASRKRNVQSYACCTYPFSDVTITFVFKRKPLFYIFNLIIPCMIIMSMVLLGFFLPPESGERITLSITVLLAMAVFLQLAAENLPRNSENVPVMGIFYITVMLEVAISLVATCYILHIHHRNSGTAVVPVPRWVDRCVLNKLGKILGVKKPVTEDNYDLSSRKDFKRLSLMKKDFETRMGNGISKNSFQTKMILDKAQAGTYTTVSSPEEFCLTSFSMNSVEGSATRMDMTQDKGNRRDSGDSNSTKTAQGVMVLVDSLKHRRQIEKNQEEWRHLAMVLDRFFFWIFVLLISFSTFVVLARV; this is translated from the exons ATGAGGCTATTGCGTCTGGCCATCTTATTTGTTTGGACCTTCAACCGCACAAAAG GTTCAGGCAATTCCACAGAGCAGGATCTTATCAACTATTTATTAAGGGGATATAACAAAGACGCTCACCCAATCCCCGAACAAAACAAATCTTCCTACACAGTCACTTTTGGATTGGAATTGGTCCAGCTGGTTAATGTT GATGATAAGAACCAGATTATAACGACAAACGTATGGGTCAGGCAG AAATGGACCAATCTTCTATTAACATGGCAACCAGAAGACTACGAAGGCATCACACGAGTCCGGCTTGATCCGAAATTGCTGTGGATTCCAGATATTGTTCTTTACAATAG TGCGGACAGCGAGTTCAGCGGTGGACTTGAAAAGTACAAGACCCGAGTGATCGTTGATTCCGACGGCACATGTTCATGGTACAGTCCTGCCTCGTTTCGGAGCACATGTCCCATTGACGTTACACATTTTCCGTTCGACGAACAAACATGCACCATGAAGTTTGGATCGTGGACTTTTGAAGTCGTTGATCTCGACATCCACGCTGATTTGTCGCCCCTCCATTCCACTCAGTACGTGAAAAGTGCCGAGTGGGATTTAATGGGCGCTTCGAGAAAACGAAACGTACAGTCATACGCGTGTTGTACTTACCCATTTTCCGACGTCACTATAACATTCGTTTTCAAGCGGAAACCTTTGTTCTACATCTTCAACTTGATCATACCCTGTATGATAATCATGTCTATGGTACTACTCGGATTCTTCTTACCTCCGGAGTCTGGCGAGCGAATTACTCTGAGCATTACAGTGCTGTTAGCGATGGCGGTCTTCTTGCAGCTGGCGGCCGAGAATTTGCCCCGGAACTCCGAAAATGTTCCGGTGATGGGGATATTTTACATCACTGTTATGTTGGAAGTCGCCATCTCGCTCGTGGCCACGTGTTATATTCTTCACATTCATCATCGCAATTCTGGTACCGCTGTGGTTCCAGTTCCTCGCTGGGTCGATAGATGCGTCCTAAACAAGCTGGGAAAGATCTTGGGCGTGAAGAAACCCGTAACAGAAGACAATTACGACTTGTCGTCGCGGAAGGATTTCAAAAGGCTTTCACTTATGAAAAAAGACTTCGAAACACGTATGGGGAACGGGATCAGCAAGAACTCTTTTCAAACCAAGATGATCCTTGATAAAGCACAAGCTGGAACGTACACAACTGTAAGTTCCCCTGAAGAATTTTGTTTGACATCGTTTTCAATGAACTCTGTTGAAGGTTCAGCGACTAGGATGGATATGACGCAAGATAAAGGAAATAGAAGGGACAGTGGCGACAGCAATAGTACGAAAACGGCACAGGGAGTTATGGTGTTAGTGGATAGCTTGAAGCATCGACGACAAATTGAAAAGAACCAGGAGGAATGGAGGCATCTGGCAATGGTGCTGGATAGATTTTTTTTCTGGATTTTTGTCCTGCTTATATCGTTTTCAACCTTTGTCGTTCTAGCGAGAGTGTAG